The Caproicibacterium lactatifermentans genome contains a region encoding:
- the ftsX gene encoding permease-like cell division protein FtsX — translation MKNFRYLFKEGIKNIWTNRTMSLASIAVLMSCLLMTGAAVLFSWNIKSAMGMVEGNNSIKVYIKQEVPSLKALQIGDQIRKMDNISSCDFISKDDGMKDMRKMVGEQNAGLLDGLEGDNNWLPNSFRISMKDLSKYKDTAAKITAIDGVDKIYDYQQLADKLTHIDRIVANVGAIIVIALSLVSLFIIANTIHVAMYSHRLEISIMKSVGATNGFIRVPYLVEGMVTGLAAGAIAAGLLNLLYYKIISSIGIRAVFNVINLNSVMVPVLIVFMLAGAVFGAAGGIISIERYLKKEGGSIVGW, via the coding sequence ATGAAAAATTTTAGGTATCTTTTTAAAGAGGGCATTAAAAATATCTGGACTAACCGCACCATGTCACTGGCAAGTATCGCTGTGCTGATGAGTTGCCTTTTGATGACTGGTGCAGCTGTCCTTTTCAGCTGGAACATCAAAAGTGCCATGGGTATGGTGGAAGGAAACAATTCCATTAAAGTATACATCAAACAGGAGGTCCCTTCGCTGAAGGCACTGCAGATAGGTGACCAAATTCGCAAGATGGACAACATTTCCTCCTGTGACTTCATCTCCAAAGATGACGGCATGAAAGATATGCGCAAAATGGTTGGTGAGCAGAACGCTGGTCTGTTGGATGGCCTGGAGGGTGACAACAACTGGCTGCCGAACTCCTTCCGTATTTCTATGAAGGACCTTTCTAAATATAAGGACACGGCGGCAAAAATAACAGCAATCGACGGTGTTGACAAGATTTACGATTATCAGCAGTTGGCGGATAAACTGACACACATTGACCGAATTGTTGCCAATGTCGGTGCGATTATTGTCATTGCACTTAGTTTGGTTTCGCTGTTCATCATTGCCAATACCATTCATGTAGCCATGTATTCCCACAGGCTGGAAATCAGCATTATGAAATCGGTGGGTGCCACCAACGGGTTTATCCGAGTGCCATACCTAGTGGAAGGCATGGTCACTGGTTTGGCGGCGGGCGCCATTGCTGCCGGTCTGCTGAACCTTTTGTACTATAAAATCATCAGTTCCATTGGTATCCGCGCCGTTTTCAATGTTATCAATCTGAACAGTGTTATGGTGCCGGTACTGATTGTGTTTATGCTGGCGGGCGCTGTATTCGGCGCGGCCGGCGGCATTATTTCCATAGAGCGCTATCTCAAGAAAGAAGGAGGTTCTATCGTTGGCTGGTAA
- a CDS encoding ABC transporter ATP-binding protein — MASVSLKHVYKIYDGGVQAVSDFNLEIADKEFIILVGPSGCGKSTTLRMIAGLEDISKGELYIGDTLANDVAPKDRDIAMVFQNYALYPHMTVFDNMAFGLKLRKVPKDEIKARVEEAARILDIAHLLDRKPKALSGGQRQRVALGRAIVRNPKVFLLDEPLSNLDAKLRAQMRTEISKLHKRLGTTFIYVTHDQTEAMTMGDRIVVMKDGIIQQVDTPQNLYDFPVNGFVAGFMGSPQMNFIDAKVSKGAKGYAVNFGQYTLALPADKAKPEMMDPYVGKDIVFGIRPEHMHDEPEFLQEHPQYIADAQVEVTEMMGAETYLYLVCDGNDMTARVEPTSTAQSGDHIKIAFDMTKCHLFDKDSEITILN, encoded by the coding sequence ATGGCAAGCGTATCCCTGAAACATGTTTACAAAATTTATGACGGCGGCGTACAGGCCGTCAGCGACTTCAACCTTGAAATCGCGGATAAAGAATTTATTATTCTGGTCGGTCCTTCCGGCTGCGGCAAATCCACCACACTGCGGATGATTGCCGGTTTGGAAGACATTTCAAAGGGTGAGCTGTATATCGGCGATACCCTGGCAAACGATGTTGCGCCGAAAGACCGCGATATCGCCATGGTGTTCCAGAACTACGCCCTGTATCCGCATATGACCGTGTTTGATAATATGGCATTTGGCCTGAAGCTGCGCAAGGTCCCGAAGGACGAAATTAAGGCCCGCGTGGAAGAGGCCGCCCGTATTTTGGACATTGCCCATCTGCTGGACCGCAAGCCAAAGGCGCTGTCCGGCGGCCAGCGCCAGCGTGTTGCGCTGGGACGTGCCATTGTGCGTAACCCGAAGGTCTTCCTGCTGGACGAACCGCTGTCCAACTTGGACGCAAAGCTGCGTGCACAGATGCGTACAGAAATTAGCAAGCTGCACAAGCGCTTGGGTACAACCTTCATTTATGTTACGCATGACCAGACCGAAGCTATGACCATGGGCGACCGCATTGTTGTTATGAAGGACGGCATCATTCAGCAGGTAGATACCCCGCAGAACCTGTATGACTTCCCGGTCAATGGATTTGTGGCAGGCTTCATGGGCAGTCCGCAGATGAACTTTATCGATGCAAAAGTCAGCAAGGGTGCAAAGGGCTATGCGGTCAATTTTGGGCAGTACACACTGGCGCTGCCGGCGGACAAGGCAAAGCCGGAAATGATGGACCCTTATGTCGGCAAGGATATTGTTTTTGGTATTCGCCCCGAGCATATGCATGATGAACCGGAGTTCCTGCAGGAACACCCGCAGTACATTGCGGATGCACAGGTGGAAGTAACCGAAATGATGGGCGCAGAAACTTACCTGTACCTTGTCTGTGACGGCAACGACATGACCGCCCGTGTAGAGCCAACCTCTACGGCACAGTCCGGCGACCATATCAAGATTGCCTTTGATATGACGAAGTGCCACCTGTTTGATAAGGATTCTGAGATTACGATTCTGAACTAA
- the ftsE gene encoding cell division ATP-binding protein FtsE — protein MIELSHVNKTYPNGTRALYDVSLNVDKGEFVFIVGASGAGKSTLLKLITCEERPDCGNLTVNGHDLMHIKRKEVPYLRRTLGMVFQDFRLISKMTVFENVAFAMHIVGASRREIKKRVPYILGLVDLQGKAKCYPAELSGGEQQRVGLARALVNNPDMIIADEPTGNIDPALSFEIVDLLSEINLRGTTVLMVTHEHSLVKQFHRRIVEIQEGRIVADSKELEAAAQ, from the coding sequence TTGATCGAGTTGAGTCATGTCAATAAGACCTACCCGAACGGCACCCGCGCCCTGTATGACGTGAGCCTGAACGTGGACAAAGGCGAGTTCGTCTTTATCGTGGGGGCCTCCGGTGCGGGGAAAAGTACGTTGCTCAAACTGATTACCTGTGAAGAAAGGCCAGACTGCGGCAATCTTACTGTAAACGGCCATGACCTGATGCATATAAAGCGCAAAGAGGTTCCTTATCTGCGGCGCACACTGGGAATGGTGTTTCAGGACTTCCGTCTGATTTCTAAGATGACAGTTTTTGAGAACGTGGCGTTTGCCATGCATATTGTCGGCGCCAGCCGGCGGGAAATAAAAAAACGTGTACCGTACATATTGGGCCTAGTGGATCTGCAGGGGAAGGCAAAATGCTATCCGGCGGAGCTATCCGGCGGTGAACAGCAGCGTGTTGGTTTGGCGCGTGCACTGGTCAATAATCCAGATATGATTATTGCGGACGAACCTACCGGCAATATTGACCCTGCTCTGTCGTTTGAGATTGTGGATCTTTTAAGTGAGATTAACCTGCGCGGGACCACTGTGCTGATGGTTACACATGAGCACAGCCTGGTGAAACAGTTTCACAGGCGCATTGTCGAGATTCAGGAAGGCCGCATAGTGGCAGATAGCAAAGAACTGGAGGCCGCTGCGCAATGA
- a CDS encoding pseudouridine synthase yields the protein MAQMRLDKLLSLQLKISRKQAAALVRGGTVRAGERILRDPAEHMEPAEVTVSGRALRYQPFYYLLMNKPTGVLTAARDRRQPVVMDLVPKDLYRRGLQPVGRLDKDTSGLLLLTDDGALAHRLLSPQHHVWKTYQARLSCPPRSGAAERFAEGVVLPEFTCLPAELRLLEGGSCPLYEVRVREGKFHQVRRMFAAQGSTVTALCRTGFGPLVLPDELRPSDCRALTPAEETALRQDKMDNLPKNDG from the coding sequence ATGGCACAAATGCGTTTGGACAAACTGCTGTCCCTGCAGCTGAAAATCAGCCGAAAACAGGCCGCTGCGCTGGTACGCGGCGGCACTGTGCGGGCAGGAGAACGGATTCTGCGGGACCCGGCGGAGCATATGGAGCCGGCAGAAGTTACGGTCAGCGGCAGGGCGCTGAGGTATCAGCCGTTTTATTACCTGCTGATGAATAAGCCGACCGGTGTGCTGACCGCTGCGCGGGACCGCCGGCAGCCCGTAGTAATGGACTTGGTGCCGAAGGACCTATACCGGCGCGGCCTGCAGCCGGTCGGCCGGCTGGACAAGGACACCAGCGGTTTGCTGCTGCTGACCGATGACGGCGCACTGGCACACCGGCTGCTGTCCCCGCAGCATCATGTTTGGAAGACCTATCAGGCACGGCTCAGCTGTCCACCGCGTTCCGGCGCAGCAGAGCGTTTTGCCGAAGGGGTGGTCCTGCCGGAATTCACCTGTCTGCCGGCGGAACTTCGCCTGCTGGAAGGCGGCAGCTGCCCGCTGTATGAGGTCCGCGTACGGGAAGGAAAGTTCCACCAGGTACGGCGAATGTTTGCGGCACAGGGCAGTACTGTGACGGCGCTGTGCCGGACAGGCTTCGGCCCGCTTGTGCTGCCGGACGAGCTGCGGCCGAGTGACTGCCGCGCACTGACACCGGCGGAGGAAACTGCCCTGCGACAGGATAAGATGGACAATTTGCCCAAAAATGATGGCTAG
- a CDS encoding divergent PAP2 family protein has protein sequence MNWIIVSAVLAWLAAQLIKVAVCLVRHQELTLHDWIGTGGMPSSHSAFVCSTAFGCGMVCGFDSVAFALGVALAAVVIYDALGIRWQSGLHAATLNRLEARVEPEKNTPPLETRLGHRPLEVTCGGLLGILISLLIFKVFLPLPN, from the coding sequence ATGAACTGGATTATTGTATCTGCAGTGCTGGCATGGCTGGCAGCGCAGCTGATTAAGGTGGCAGTCTGTCTGGTTCGCCACCAGGAACTAACCCTGCACGACTGGATTGGAACAGGCGGTATGCCCAGCTCCCACTCCGCCTTTGTCTGTTCCACTGCCTTTGGCTGTGGCATGGTCTGTGGCTTTGACTCTGTTGCGTTTGCGCTGGGCGTAGCACTAGCCGCTGTTGTTATTTACGATGCACTGGGTATCCGCTGGCAGTCCGGGCTGCACGCAGCCACACTGAACCGATTGGAAGCCAGAGTGGAACCGGAAAAAAACACTCCGCCGCTGGAAACACGGCTGGGCCACCGCCCACTGGAAGTAACGTGCGGCGGTCTTTTAGGTATTTTGATTTCTCTATTGATATTCAAAGTATTCCTGCCGCTTCCTAATTAA
- a CDS encoding M15 family metallopeptidase: MYRYAPTPHKGRREAVFLISVAVLCAAALCTWGITHPRLQAASSSVSAAAAAVSPVSPAPVSSAASSAPTVDRQSWQLRLVNASHPLPANFSVKTSAVGNVRFDARASGALQKMISACNTEGNHLMACSGWRSISLQTTLYHDEIRSKQSNGLQSGAAVAAAAAVVAPPGTSEHNLGLAVDLGSISNQLLDETFAGTPESRWLVKNAASYGFILRYPKGKEQITGIIFEPWHYRYVGVPTAEEIQRKNLCLEEYLA, from the coding sequence ATGTATCGTTATGCACCCACACCGCACAAAGGCCGTCGGGAGGCTGTTTTTTTGATTAGTGTCGCAGTCCTGTGCGCGGCCGCCCTATGTACCTGGGGAATCACGCACCCCCGCCTGCAGGCAGCTTCCTCTTCGGTTTCCGCTGCCGCAGCGGCGGTGTCACCCGTTTCGCCCGCGCCGGTCTCCTCGGCCGCGTCATCCGCACCCACAGTTGACCGGCAGTCGTGGCAGCTGCGGCTGGTCAATGCTTCGCACCCCTTGCCGGCAAATTTCTCCGTGAAAACATCCGCTGTGGGAAATGTCCGTTTTGACGCACGCGCGTCCGGTGCACTGCAAAAAATGATTTCCGCCTGCAACACCGAGGGAAATCACCTGATGGCCTGTTCCGGCTGGCGCAGCATCAGCCTACAGACAACGCTGTATCATGACGAAATCCGCAGCAAACAGAGCAACGGCCTGCAGAGCGGTGCCGCTGTTGCCGCCGCGGCAGCGGTGGTGGCACCTCCCGGCACCAGTGAACACAACCTCGGGCTGGCGGTGGACCTCGGCAGCATTTCCAATCAGCTGCTGGATGAAACATTCGCCGGCACACCGGAAAGCCGCTGGCTCGTAAAGAATGCTGCATCATACGGCTTTATTCTGCGCTACCCCAAAGGAAAGGAACAGATAACAGGTATTATCTTTGAACCGTGGCACTACCGCTATGTGGGTGTTCCCACCGCGGAAGAAATACAGCGGAAAAATCTCTGTTTGGAAGAATATCTCGCTTAA
- a CDS encoding DUF4830 domain-containing protein yields MTISFHGKKRKLMFLAAVVLAAVVVFFVCTAHASGGIPGAENEDRIRFLHQCGWQVEEEPLSVREVTIPKTFSKVYQQYNALNQQAGFDLTKSAGKVCQQYVYHVTNYAGNPDVRATLLVCQKRIIGGDLSTAALDGFMKPLRKTGS; encoded by the coding sequence GTGACTATTTCATTTCACGGGAAAAAGCGAAAACTGATGTTCCTGGCGGCTGTCGTGCTGGCAGCGGTCGTCGTCTTTTTTGTCTGCACAGCGCACGCGTCTGGCGGCATTCCCGGTGCGGAGAACGAGGACCGCATTCGTTTTCTGCATCAGTGCGGCTGGCAGGTGGAGGAGGAACCGTTGTCGGTACGGGAAGTCACGATTCCGAAGACCTTTTCCAAGGTATATCAACAGTACAATGCACTGAACCAGCAGGCGGGCTTTGACCTGACAAAGTCAGCAGGAAAGGTCTGCCAACAGTATGTGTATCATGTGACCAATTATGCAGGAAATCCAGATGTGCGGGCAACGCTGCTGGTCTGCCAGAAAAGAATTATCGGGGGGGACCTGTCTACCGCCGCACTGGATGGTTTTATGAAGCCGCTGCGCAAAACGGGCAGTTGA
- a CDS encoding murein hydrolase activator EnvC family protein: MAGKNKRTKRILGGIVSLCLSAALVLSPAVVTVYAADDIDTLKQKQAAYAQQKQANDTKLSQLRQDKSKKEEYKQTLQVQITTLQNQIDTYNTQISELDNNILQAQNEIADKQTSITADTKKLKNRLCALYMSGGASNLEILLSASSVADLSDKAEALQMVTSHDTALIDTLKSEMAAVSKQKKQIEKNREEVANAKTALDEKQSELSSLVSEAQSVINGMSSQESSLQAASDALAKEEGAASAAVDQWYAAYQASQKKKQIEAAQEKAAQQKAVVQKSSESNASSTKKSRSEKSSDNSSDDTNSYSSHSQDSGASASGSGSMTWPVPSCTSITSPFGHRSSPGGIGSTYHKGVDISGGGIYGAPIVAADSGTIVQAGDNGWGYGNLVIIDHGNGIMTYYGHMSSVAVGSGQTVAKGQVIGYVGSTGHSTGPHCHFEVRVNGTAVDPMGYV, from the coding sequence TTGGCTGGTAAGAATAAGAGAACGAAAAGAATCCTGGGCGGCATTGTTTCCCTATGCTTGTCCGCTGCACTGGTGCTTTCTCCGGCAGTGGTAACCGTGTATGCTGCGGATGATATCGATACTCTGAAGCAGAAACAGGCGGCATACGCACAACAGAAGCAGGCTAATGATACTAAGCTGAGTCAGCTGCGTCAGGATAAGAGCAAAAAAGAAGAGTACAAACAGACGCTGCAGGTCCAGATAACAACACTGCAGAACCAAATTGATACATATAATACACAAATTTCCGAACTGGATAACAATATTCTGCAGGCACAGAATGAAATTGCAGACAAGCAAACCAGCATTACAGCAGACACCAAAAAGCTGAAAAATCGGCTGTGTGCCCTGTATATGTCCGGCGGCGCGAGCAACCTGGAGATTCTGCTTTCTGCCAGCAGTGTCGCGGACCTTTCCGATAAGGCAGAGGCCCTGCAGATGGTCACGTCGCATGATACGGCACTCATTGATACGCTGAAGTCCGAAATGGCCGCAGTGAGCAAGCAGAAGAAACAGATTGAAAAGAACCGTGAGGAAGTTGCCAATGCCAAGACAGCCCTTGATGAAAAACAGAGCGAACTTTCCAGTTTGGTAAGTGAGGCACAGAGCGTTATTAACGGGATGTCTTCACAGGAAAGCAGCCTGCAGGCCGCCAGTGATGCACTGGCCAAAGAAGAGGGCGCTGCCAGTGCGGCGGTGGATCAGTGGTATGCGGCTTATCAGGCAAGCCAGAAGAAAAAGCAGATAGAAGCAGCACAGGAAAAAGCTGCTCAGCAGAAGGCCGTGGTCCAGAAGTCCAGCGAAAGCAATGCTTCTTCCACAAAGAAGAGCCGTTCTGAAAAGAGCAGCGATAATAGCAGTGATGACACAAATTCCTATTCTTCACATTCACAGGACAGTGGCGCCAGCGCTTCCGGCAGTGGCTCCATGACATGGCCAGTGCCTAGCTGCACATCGATTACGTCTCCGTTCGGTCACCGCAGCAGCCCGGGTGGTATCGGCAGCACCTACCACAAAGGCGTAGACATCAGCGGCGGCGGCATTTACGGCGCACCGATTGTTGCGGCCGACAGCGGCACGATTGTACAGGCAGGCGACAACGGCTGGGGCTATGGCAATTTGGTTATCATTGACCATGGCAACGGCATTATGACCTACTATGGCCATATGAGCAGCGTAGCTGTCGGTTCCGGTCAGACAGTGGCTAAAGGGCAGGTTATCGGCTATGTTGGCAGCACCGGCCACAGCACCGGACCGCACTGTCACTTTGAGGTGCGTGTAAACGGCACAGCTGTTGACCCGATGGGATATGTGTAA
- a CDS encoding PucR family transcriptional regulator — translation MSNRLFQGVIHQMRDAIDRTIGVIDETSVIIACSELGRIGEVNESVTPELMMSQEPFVVNGYTYKSFGCLPRPEYAVFVLGTDPEAARYASLLAVSLSSIKQFYDEKYDRSNFVKNVILDNILPGDIYLKARELHFDNDVSRVCMLIKVTNKTDIAAYDVIQNLFPDKNKDFVININETDIALVKEIKPGIDSKDLEKLASSIVDTLSSEFYTHCVVGIGTPVEGIKDLARSFKEAQVALEVGKVFDTERSIVRYDNLGIARLIYQLPTTLCEMFLKEVFKKGSIDSLDHETLFTIQRFFENNLNVSETSRKLFVHRNTLVYRLEKIKKITGLDLRQFEDAIVFKVALMVKKYLDSNPVKF, via the coding sequence ATGTCAAACAGATTATTTCAGGGCGTTATTCATCAGATGAGAGATGCGATAGACCGCACGATTGGCGTGATAGACGAAACATCGGTCATTATTGCTTGCAGTGAACTGGGACGCATCGGGGAAGTGAACGAAAGCGTTACACCGGAACTGATGATGTCACAGGAACCTTTTGTAGTCAACGGGTATACCTATAAATCTTTCGGCTGCCTGCCGCGTCCGGAGTACGCCGTGTTTGTGCTGGGCACAGACCCGGAAGCCGCCCGCTATGCTTCCCTGCTGGCGGTTTCACTTTCCAGCATTAAACAGTTTTATGATGAAAAGTATGACCGCAGCAACTTTGTGAAAAATGTCATTTTGGACAATATTCTGCCCGGTGATATTTACCTGAAGGCACGGGAACTGCACTTCGACAATGATGTCAGCCGGGTATGTATGCTGATTAAGGTTACCAATAAGACCGATATTGCTGCCTACGATGTCATTCAGAACTTGTTCCCAGACAAAAATAAGGACTTTGTTATCAATATCAATGAAACCGATATTGCACTGGTCAAGGAAATTAAGCCGGGCATCGACAGCAAGGACCTTGAAAAGCTGGCGAGCTCCATTGTGGATACCCTTTCCAGTGAATTCTACACGCACTGTGTTGTGGGCATCGGCACACCGGTGGAGGGTATTAAGGACTTGGCACGCTCCTTTAAGGAAGCACAGGTTGCACTGGAAGTCGGCAAGGTCTTTGATACCGAACGCAGCATTGTCCGGTATGACAATTTGGGAATAGCCCGTTTGATTTATCAGCTGCCGACCACACTGTGCGAAATGTTCCTGAAAGAAGTGTTCAAAAAAGGCAGCATCGACAGCCTGGACCACGAAACACTGTTTACAATCCAGCGCTTCTTTGAAAACAACCTGAATGTTTCCGAAACCAGCCGCAAGCTCTTTGTGCACCGCAACACGTTGGTGTACCGTCTGGAAAAGATTAAGAAAATCACAGGACTGGACCTGCGCCAGTTTGAGGACGCCATTGTCTTTAAGGTAGCACTCATGGTGAAAAAGTATCTGGATTCCAACCCTGTAAAGTTCTGA
- a CDS encoding arginase family protein gives MQPKIVILNFTDIYRQETFYKDVRFALVDCHDIPGTNCYCTPQAADEIRRRIRDFPAAGIHFLDSGDYHYVTGFWLEKIQQPFHLLLFDYHSDMQPPKFPGLLSCGGWVRDVMDRSPFLQKICIVGPDQSAFASVEEPYRSRLLAVSLQALQEKETWAQLEQLKGGIPIYISIDKDVLNTYFACTDWSQGKMSLAVLERLLRLFERGSPVLGIDICGECKKDMLPFLLQQGEQVNSRTNLELLRFLLRGSQRK, from the coding sequence ATGCAGCCGAAGATTGTCATTCTCAATTTTACCGATATTTACAGGCAGGAAACATTTTACAAAGATGTCCGTTTTGCGTTAGTAGATTGTCACGACATTCCGGGTACCAACTGTTACTGTACCCCACAGGCTGCCGATGAGATTCGCCGAAGGATACGGGATTTTCCCGCCGCAGGCATTCATTTTTTGGATTCCGGAGACTACCATTATGTTACGGGCTTCTGGCTGGAAAAAATCCAGCAGCCTTTTCATTTGCTGCTGTTCGACTACCACAGCGATATGCAGCCGCCGAAATTTCCCGGTCTGCTTTCCTGTGGCGGTTGGGTACGGGACGTGATGGACCGCAGTCCCTTTCTGCAGAAGATTTGCATTGTGGGTCCGGACCAGTCCGCTTTCGCGTCTGTTGAGGAACCGTACCGCAGCCGCTTGCTGGCAGTAAGCCTGCAGGCACTGCAGGAAAAAGAAACATGGGCGCAGCTGGAACAGCTAAAGGGTGGTATACCAATCTATATTTCCATTGATAAAGATGTACTGAATACCTATTTTGCCTGCACAGACTGGAGTCAGGGGAAGATGTCCTTGGCAGTGCTGGAACGTCTGCTGCGGCTGTTTGAGCGCGGCAGTCCAGTGCTGGGAATCGACATCTGCGGGGAATGCAAAAAGGATATGCTACCCTTCCTGCTGCAGCAGGGGGAACAGGTTAACAGCCGCACCAATTTAGAACTGCTGCGCTTTTTGCTGCGCGGCAGTCAGAGAAAATAA
- the hydF gene encoding [FeFe] hydrogenase H-cluster maturation GTPase HydF has translation MGLNGTPSGERVHIGFFGRRNAGKSSLVNAVTDQDLAVVSDTKGTTTDPVYKSMELLPLGPVMIIDTPGFDDEGLLGEQRVRKTKQVLNKSDVAVLVTDAAAGMADCEKQLIQIFRKKEIPYIIAYNKCDLLTHRPSLSANAMYVSAVTKEGIYSLKERIGHLTHTEDLTHRLIGDLLHPGDIAVLVTPIDSAAPKGRMILPQQQMIRDVLESDAINVVVKENSLSQALQSLSQKPAVVITDSQAFHAVAAAVPQDIPLTSFSILMARYKGFLKIAVQGASAISRLQDGDTVLISEGCTHHRQCNDIGTVKLPRWLEKFTGKEIKIVTSSGTTFPEDLSPYALVLHCGGCMLNAREVRYRMKCAADQGVPITNYGVAIAYMNGILRRSLGLFPDILTLLDTAESPKSIESLS, from the coding sequence ATGGGGCTGAATGGCACCCCGTCCGGGGAACGCGTACATATCGGCTTTTTCGGACGGCGCAACGCCGGAAAATCCAGTCTGGTAAACGCGGTGACGGACCAGGACCTCGCGGTCGTTTCGGACACAAAAGGCACGACAACGGACCCGGTTTACAAATCCATGGAACTGCTGCCGCTCGGTCCAGTTATGATTATTGACACCCCCGGTTTTGACGATGAAGGCCTGCTGGGGGAACAGCGTGTGCGCAAAACCAAGCAGGTACTGAACAAATCGGACGTTGCCGTACTGGTAACAGATGCTGCGGCGGGCATGGCGGACTGCGAAAAACAGCTGATTCAGATTTTCCGTAAAAAAGAAATTCCGTATATCATTGCTTACAATAAATGTGACCTGCTGACACACCGCCCGTCGCTTTCAGCGAACGCCATGTATGTCAGCGCCGTAACCAAAGAGGGCATTTACAGCCTAAAAGAGCGCATCGGTCACCTGACACATACCGAAGACCTGACGCACCGGCTGATCGGCGACCTGCTGCACCCCGGCGATATTGCGGTGCTGGTAACGCCCATTGACTCTGCCGCACCCAAAGGCCGCATGATTCTGCCCCAGCAGCAGATGATTCGTGATGTGCTGGAATCGGACGCCATCAATGTTGTCGTTAAAGAGAATTCCCTGTCACAGGCACTGCAGTCGCTTTCCCAAAAACCGGCTGTGGTCATCACGGACAGCCAGGCTTTCCACGCGGTCGCAGCGGCTGTGCCGCAGGACATTCCGCTGACCTCTTTTTCCATTCTAATGGCACGGTACAAAGGCTTCTTGAAAATTGCCGTACAGGGTGCTTCCGCCATCAGCCGCCTGCAGGACGGCGATACCGTGCTTATCTCAGAGGGCTGCACACATCACCGTCAGTGCAATGATATCGGCACGGTGAAGCTGCCGCGCTGGTTGGAAAAATTCACTGGCAAAGAGATAAAAATTGTTACCAGTTCCGGCACCACTTTTCCGGAGGACCTTTCCCCCTACGCGTTGGTGCTGCACTGCGGCGGCTGTATGCTGAATGCGCGGGAAGTAAGATACCGTATGAAATGCGCCGCTGACCAAGGCGTTCCTATTACAAATTACGGCGTTGCCATTGCCTACATGAATGGAATCCTGCGGCGCAGCCTCGGTCTGTTTCCGGATATTCTAACTCTTCTGGATACGGCCGAATCCCCCAAAAGTATTGAATCGCTTTCATAG